The Aeromicrobium tamlense nucleotide sequence GGTGCTCGTGCGCGCGGTGCTCATCACGGCCGCCATCGCCGGCGTGGCCTGGTACCTCAACATCGACCGCGGCATCGGTGCGATGCCGCTGCTGTGGGTCGGCGTCATCATCGGGATGGACTTCCTGCTGCGCCGCACGACGTGGGGCCGGCACGTGTTCTCCGTCGGCGGCAACGAGGAGGCCTCGCGGCGCGCCGGCATCGGCGTGGACCGGGTCTACATCTCGGTGTTCGCGCTGTGCTCGATGTTCGCGGCGCTCGGCGGCGTGCTGGCGGCCGGCCGTCTCCAGGCGGTGAGCCAGACCTCGGGCGGCACGGACACGAACCTCATGGCGATCGCCGCGGCGGTCATCGGCGGCACCAGCCTCTTCGGCGGGCGTGGCTCGGTGTACTCGGCGCTGTTCGGCATGCTCGTGCTGCAGTCCATCACCAGCGGCCTCAACCTGGTCGGCGTCGACGCCTACGTGCGGTACATGGTCACCGGCGCGGTCCTGCTGCTGGCGGTCACGATCGACTCGCTGTCCCGCCAGGCCCGCAAGAGCAGCGGCAGCGGCTGAGCCGTCCCCTGGTCGCCCTCGCCCCGTCCCCCCGGCGAGTGGCGCAGAGACGCCCGCCACTCGTCGAGTGGCGGGCGTCTCCGCGCCAGTCGGCACCCCGGCTTGCGCCAGTCGCGGACCAAGGTCGGACGGACGTTAGGGTCGAGTCATGCGAACCGAGACCGACATCGTCGTCGATCACCTGTCCAAGCAGTTCGGTTCCGTCAAGGCCGTCGATGACCTGAGCTTCACCGTCCGCCCCGGCGCGGTGACCGGATTCCTCGGCCCGAACGGTGCCGGCAAGACCACCACGCTGCGGATGCTGCTGGGCCTCGTGCGTCCCACCGGGGGCCTCGCGCTCATCGGCGGGAAGCGCTACGAGGACCTCGTGCGCCCCGGCTCCACGGTCGGCGCCGCGCTGGAGGCCTCGAGCTTCCACCCCGGCCGCACCGGCCTCGACCACCTCCGCGTCTTCGCGCCCCAGGTCGGCGCCACCGACGCCCGCTGCCACGAGCTGCTCGAGCTGGTCGGCATGACCGACGCGGCCAAGCGCCGGGTCGGCGGCTACTCGATGGGCATGCGCCAGCGCCTCGGCCTGGCCTACGCGCTGCTCGGCGACCCCGAGGTGATCCTGCTCGACGAGCCCGCCAACGGCCTCGACCCGCAGGGGATCGTGTGGCTGCGTCACCTGCTGCGCGCGTTCGCCGACGAGGGACGCACGGTGCTGGTCTCGAGCCACGTGCTCAGCGAGGTCCAGCACACGGTGGACGACGTCGTGATCATCGCCGGAGGCCGCCTCGTGCACGCCTCGCCGCTGCAGGGCCTGCACGCGCTGGTCGAGTCGCGGGTGCGGCTCGCCGGCCCCACGCCCGACAAGATCGTCGCGCTGGCGTCCGAGAAGGGCTGGCGCACCGAGCCCGTCGCGGGCGGCGTCGACATCATCGACGTCCCGGCGGCCGAGGTCGGCTCCGCCGCCTTCGCCTCAGGCATCGAGGTGCACCAGCTGGCCGACGTGGGCGTCGGCCTCGAGGACGTCTTCCTGCGCCTGACCTCCAGTCCCGACGCCCCGGCGTCGCGAGGCGGTGTTGCGGCATGAGCGAGCGCCAGCGAGTGAACCAGGAGAATCTCATGTCGGTGCCGACGTACCGTGCTCTTTCGACGGAGGTGGCGGCATGAGCGCTGCAGTGAAGGCAGAGCTGCGCAAGCTCTTCAGCACGCGTCTGTGGTGGCTGCTGGCCCTCGTGCTCGTGGCATACCTCGTGTTCATCGGCGCCGTGATGGCGTTCTCGTTCACCGTCGACACGGGGACCGACATGACCGGCGGCGGCCCGCTGGCCGAGGGGGAGGAGCTGGCGAAGCAGATCTACTCGCTGACCAGCCCGATCGGCTACGTCTTCCCGCTCATCATCGGCAGCCTGCTGTTCACGGGCGAGTTCCGGCACAAGACGATCACCGCGTCGCTGCTGGCGCAGCCGAACCGGTCGATCCTCATGGCGGCCAAGCTCGTGGCGGGCATCGCCGTGGGCGTCGTCTACGGCGTGATCGGCACGGCCTCGACGGTCCTGGGCGCGGCGCCGATCCTGGCGTGGCGCGGCGACGGCGCCTACCTCGGCTCGAGCGCGGTGCTCGAGCTGCTGGGGATGTCGGTCCTGGTCATGACGGTCTGGGCCCTGCTGGGCACCGCGATCGGCAGCGTCCTGACCAACCAGGTCGCCGCGATCATCGTGATCCTGGCGTTCACCCAGTTCGTCGAGCCGATCGCCCGCGTGGCGCTCGGCGCCTGGGACGCGACGTCCGAGGTGGCCAAGTACATGCCCGGTGCCGCGGCGGACGCCCTGATGGGCTCGAGCTTCTTCGCCTCCGACGCCAGCGCCGACCTGCTCTCGCGCGGTGCCGGCGCCGCCGTGCTGCTGGCCTACGTGCTGGTCTTCGTGCTGATCGGCCGTCTCGTCACGCTGCGTCGCGACATCGGCTGACGGCCCCTCGCCCCGCCCCTCCACTTCTGGAACGGGATGAACGCCTCCTCGCGCTGAGAGGGTGCATCTCGTTCCAGAAGTGGGAGGGGGCGGGGCGTTCGCGTTCCCGGGTTCAGCGCCGCACGAAGCGGACCTCGGTGCGGCTGGCGTCCTCGGTGGGGCTCCAGCCGGGCTCGTCCTGGTCGGCCTCCCAGCGCATGTCGTCGAAGGTGACCTCGGCGATGCGGAACTCGGTGGAGTTCGCCACGAGGAACTGCGCGAGCGCCCAGCCGCGGGCGTCGACGTCGTCCCCGGTCAGCGCGATCGCGCTCTGGCCCGAGGACGGGTCGGTGTCCACGCGGACCCGGCCGAACGCCTCGTCGAGGTACTCCTCGAGATCGGACGAGACCGAGCCGGCCTTCGGGTCGGTGGCGCACGCGAACGCGGCGGGGGAGTAGCCGCGCAGCGACGAGGCCAGCACGCGCGCGTCGGCCTCGTGGTCGGCGTACGCCTCGGGAAAGCCCGAGCGCTGCACGGCCTGCGCAGCGTCGGTGATCTCCATCGACTCGTAGCCGTCGATCCTCACCAGACCGTCGTAGAACTTCCCGATCGAGTACGACGGGTCGAGGATCTGCTC carries:
- a CDS encoding ATP-binding cassette domain-containing protein → MRTETDIVVDHLSKQFGSVKAVDDLSFTVRPGAVTGFLGPNGAGKTTTLRMLLGLVRPTGGLALIGGKRYEDLVRPGSTVGAALEASSFHPGRTGLDHLRVFAPQVGATDARCHELLELVGMTDAAKRRVGGYSMGMRQRLGLAYALLGDPEVILLDEPANGLDPQGIVWLRHLLRAFADEGRTVLVSSHVLSEVQHTVDDVVIIAGGRLVHASPLQGLHALVESRVRLAGPTPDKIVALASEKGWRTEPVAGGVDIIDVPAAEVGSAAFASGIEVHQLADVGVGLEDVFLRLTSSPDAPASRGGVAA
- a CDS encoding ABC transporter permease subunit, with translation MSAAVKAELRKLFSTRLWWLLALVLVAYLVFIGAVMAFSFTVDTGTDMTGGGPLAEGEELAKQIYSLTSPIGYVFPLIIGSLLFTGEFRHKTITASLLAQPNRSILMAAKLVAGIAVGVVYGVIGTASTVLGAAPILAWRGDGAYLGSSAVLELLGMSVLVMTVWALLGTAIGSVLTNQVAAIIVILAFTQFVEPIARVALGAWDATSEVAKYMPGAAADALMGSSFFASDASADLLSRGAGAAVLLAYVLVFVLIGRLVTLRRDIG